TTATTCATGCTGTATTAATACGAAAAAAGGCTATATTATCTTCAACATTTGAGCTTCAATTCTTACTTATAATCATCTTCTTCATCGTTTTAAAGGCATATTATCTCAATCTGCCTTTTTCTTTTTAATATGAACTAAACAAGGATTTCATATCAATAGTAACCTCCAAACCTGCCAAAACAAGAACATCCTACAATGATAAGTAGAACGAATAAAACAACGACAAAAGCAAAAGCGTTTCCATATCCATCACTCATAATTAACACCCTTTTTCACAAATAATGGTCGTTAAAGAAAATCCCTAAAAAGAAAAAAGCCTATCCAGTAGGATAGATCAAAAGAAAAAACGGATGTTTTTTCTTCCATGCGTAGAGCTGTCACCAGCTGGCAATCCAGCCAGTGCAGTTCTTGCTTTACTTCTTGAATTGCTTCAGCGCTTCCTCTGCTTCGCTGACGCTTGAAAAATAATCGCTCAACCTGTCATAAGGCATCGGAATATCATCTTTTATGATTTCTCTTCCGATGTAATAACCTGCTGCGGATTTCATCACTTTCGGTTCATTAATGGTTTTCCTTTGGTTCATGTCGCTTTTCTCCTTTCAAACAAGGGGCAAAGCCCCTTTTGCTTTTTTTCTTTTAGAGATAACCTTTTTCCTTCAAGCTGACATATTTTCCGGTATAGCTCACAATTACATGGTCAAGAACTTCTATTCCGATAATTCTTCCGGCTTCTGCAAGTCGCTTTGTAACCTCTATATCTTCTCGGCTTGGTGTCGTGTCTCCACTTGGGTGCTGATGACTGACGATAATAGAAGCCGCGTTGTTAAGGATTGCCGCTTTCATCACTTCACGTGGATGAACAATACTTGCGTTTAAGCTTCCGACATGCGCTCTGTGAAGCCCAACCACTTCATTTTTTGTATTGAGCATCATCACAAGAAAAACCTCTCTGTCTTCGTCTGCGATGTATGCTGTCGCTAATTCTGCCGCATTTTCTGGATTGTAAATTTTATGAACGACAAACGATGCTGAAACTTCTCTGATTTCCTGCTTAATCCGAAGCACTTCAAAAATCGGTTGCCATTCCATCAAATAACTCCTCCTTTGATTTTTCTCCTTGCCTTCCGAAGCGATTTAATTCCCCAAAAGGGGATTAATTTTGCCCTTTGGCATGGAGAACGAAAAACACACATAGACAGACGGTCAAGGGAATAAGCACAAAAAGTTTTTGCGGTTACGAAGTGCTTTTAAGCAAAAAGTTTTTTGCCCCTTGAACGGCCTGGCTTGACGACTTAGCTTCCAACAGGTTGAGGGCACAGCCTAGGAGGCTCGACCTATTGGAAGGTTAGTCGGCTTTGTGATGTTTTACGATTCGGAAGGCAAAGGGCAAAGTTCAATCGTAGGAGCACAGCAAGCGACCCGATTCCTGGCGTTAGCCGGGAATTTTCCTTTTTCCTTCCTTGAATGAGCTTTGAAAGGTTTTCCCCGTCATCGTTCGGGCGTTAAAAAATTGACAGGAACCTACGGAATGTAGGCGAAGTAATGAGCCGTACAGTCCGTGGTTATCGGCGATTTTAGACCGAAGCGAGATGCTTATGAGCTGTTAGCGACAATAGGAGCTTACAGATCGTTAGCAGACCCTTGCGGTGACCCAAAGATTTAGAAACTTAAAAAGACAATAAAAAAGGAAGGAATAATCTCCTTCCTAAAAACATGTTTATGAAATGCACTAGAACGAAACGAAATACTATTTCCTTTGCTTTCTGATCTGTTCGTAGTGCTGCCGCCCAAAAAAATATTTTTGTATTTTTATTGAAAATTTTGTCAATAGTATTCCAAATATTTCAGATTTTTTGCATAATATTGCAAAGAACGTTTTTATTTGAAGAAATGGTAAAAAGATAATGGATGATAGGGGAATTTGTATGATGTTTAGTTTTTCAATCAACGAATTAGAAGAAAGAATTAATCAGCTTAAAAAAGAATTGATCCAGATCTCTGAAGCAACCGGCTTAAATAGCTATGACACCCTTTATTGCAGCCAGAAATTAGACAAACTAATCACGATGTACCAAAAACAATTACAACTTTCTTATAAAAAATAAAGATAGAAAAATGAAAAAGTCCTTCCAATTTTGTTCAAGCGCTTACAAAAGTGATCATTCCGTCCGGCTACATAGCAGCTGATGGAATGGAGAATACTGTATCATTAAGCAACTTTGATACAGTCGCCTTTTTGGGATTGTTAGGGCTAAAGGATGTCAATAAAGGCATTGTTATTTTTCCTTCCTATTCCACTTATCTAACCAATCCTGAATAGATTCTGATACATTGCTCGCCCCAATCTTTAACTCGTCAAATAGAAAAGACAGCAGCGCACTCCATGAAATCTCTTCCTCATAAGGATTGTTTGTATTGATGAATTTCATTACTTTTTTTAGTTCTCTCATACGTCCATCATCAAGATGCTGTTTCAGATAGTCACGAACATACTCATTGATGAAATCCGAATTCCGGACACTTGCATCCAAAAGTAATGCGGTTGCTCGCGAAGGGGTAACATCAAGCGCATAAGCAAGGGCAGTTAAATTCTCATAAGTTCCTTGAGGTAAGCGTATTGTAATACGCTCACTCTGGCCAGCTGAAGCTCTCTTTTGTAATGAAGGGCGGTCTAGGTCTCCCATGTATAAAGTATTCTTCAATCGGACAGGTCTTCGAAAATGCTGCGATAAATAATCCATCACTTTCCTTGAGACAAGCCCAGCTTCACAAATGGTCTCGGCCACATCTTTCACCGGCGTATTTGTAATATAAGACAATCTATAAATACATTCTTTAAGTTGAATGGTGATTGTCGGTTTCACATCTCGTTTTTTATCTGATCGGGTACGTCTCTCCTTCTCTTTTTTCATCGATTTCCCCTCCAAAATCCAAACTTAAGTTTAGGACACTGTCTTTTTGTCCCTGGTTTACTACATGTATATGGGGAAGGATGGGGGAGCATGTATATTTTTTTTCATTCCTGGTGAAGCTGGTTAAAAACAAATCCGGACGAGCCGGGAAGGAGAAAAAACGATGAAGAAACAAGAGGCTGCCGCATTGGCTAAGAAAATGATTGATAATGCAAACAAATATGGACTGCCACTTAAAAAAAAGAAGAAAAAATAACGCCTAATGTAAGGCGTTATTTTTTGTAAGTTTATTACAATAATAAATAGGTGTAAATTTCCAATAGATAAAAATGCAAAAAATAAGTCTAGGACACTTCGAAACTGTCCTAGACTTAAACTCAAATCTGCTGTAAGGAGAAACCTCTTTCCACCCATTAAAACGTACTATTTATTTGATTTAAACCACTTCATTCGACTTCCTCGAAACCTAGCCATGCAACCAAACTTTCATCTGTTAGCTTATGCCTGCTTTAATCAAAAAACGGTAGATAAAAAGGAAGATTATCTAATCTGCCTTTATCTTTTTTTAATCCCAATTAAATAAAAATTTTTATTAATAGAATCCGATGAAGCAAGAACATCCTACAATGATGAGTAGAACGAACAAGACAACGATTAACGCAAATGCAGTATTATCTCTAAATCCATCACTCATAAATTACACCTCCAATTCCCTTTGAATAGTCGTTCTTTAGAATAGTTTTTTTCTCGTCCCAATAAAACTATTCGATCTTCTTAACCATTAAAAGAAGCAAGAACAACCTACAATAATTAATAGAACAAACAATACGACGATTAAAGCAAAGTTAAAGCGGCCGAAACCTCCGTAGCCGTAACCACCGTAACCTTTACATCCGCAACCACAGAAACCCATAATAGCTCACCTCCTTTTGCAAGCCTTATTATGGGGTCCCACCAACAAAACGCGGAAAACATACGCTAAGCAAATTTCGACATGAAAAAAGCCGATTTTTCCTACGCTAAAGGAAATATCGGCTTTTATTTTATATGTTAACTTTTGTAAATTCCCCAAAATATACTTGTCTACGATAGCATAACATTTTGTTAAAGAGGAAGAATTAAAAAAAGATCGTTAGTTAGTTCAGGGAGTATTTTTATGTCAACTTCTTCAGCATTATACTTAGATTTTAGAATGTTATCTATCTGATTCAAACTGGATTTATTAGGTATATTTAATTATTTATATTTCTTATTAGCTTCTTTTTCATTATACCCATATAGTGCCAGTGATTTGCGAAAGTTTAAAGGAAACGACAGTATCGGTCACGAATATAATTTGTCGCTGTTAGTTTCGTTTCCGAAGTCAACGCCATTAAATATGGCTCCTAACACTCTAGCACGATTTGAGATTTAAACTCTGATGTGTATCGTTTTTTGTTCATGAACCTACTTTAACATCTCCTCATTTCGTGTCTAGTTTTATGGGGTCCATTATAAAAGTTCCCACCAAAATTTACAAAATGAAATAAGCTGACTAGAAAAAGTCGCTTTTAACGATCTTTTAAGTCAGCTTTTAAAACTAGTTTTTCACTATAAAATCAAGTAAATGGCTATTTTCTACCGGAATCTCGTACAGAAGGTTAAATTCTTGATTATCAATTACAAGGACACTTTCACTTTGTTCATTTACTCTAAGTATATAAATTTCCTTTTTATCATTGTCTTTGTATAAAATTCTATAATTACTATTTGACTCAATATAGTCCCTTTTTAAAGGCTGAAATTTAGGCTTCTCTTCAAAAGTCATTATCCCTAAAATAGAACCTTTAGTCTGGCTATATAAGCTGAATAACGCTTTATTCATGTTTAATAATAACGGAGGACTTTCTTCCATATAAAAAATATCCTGTTCAGACATTTCAGTAAAGGGTTCATGTATATTATATTGAAAGTTTTTATCATATACAAATATTTTTCCGAAATCCCCCAAAATAAATGCATTTTCTTCGGTAGAGTAAATAGGTGTTAAGTCTGTAGCCTCAGCTGGCAATTTGTATTCAACATTTTGATTCTGTAAATCAATAACTCCTAATCCAGAATTTTCATATTCATTATTTTCATTAACTTGCCCACTGGTGCCGTAAAGAATTTTATTGTTAAACTTCAAAAGAGGAGACCATTTAGGAGCATGACCATATTCAGTTTCAAAGCTTTTTTTAGTAGAGTAATTGGAAATTGATACGTTAAATTCATTAGTATCAGCTTGAATATTTTGATCACCAGTTTTATGAGAAACAAGAGTCTGGAATATGGTATCATCCCCATAATGCATGATATGGTCAACGCCGACCTCATAATCGAAATAGTCAAGGGTAACCTTTTCAAACTTCTTTTTGGTAATATCGTAAGTATAAAAGTAATTATCAATTGTTGGTTCACCAAAAAGAGAAATGTATAGTTGATTTGGGTTATTTGGTTTTTGGTGAACACTCATTCGTCGAAAATCACTATCTTTTATTTCATATTCACGTACAATATCACCGGTTGTAGTTACTTCCTTTACAATTGTGTTTTTTTGAGAAATTCTACTATCTGCTGGATAGTACAAAAGGTAATTTTCTCCATCGCTAGAAACAGGTTCAAAATTCTCAATGCCATGTACAATAATTTTTTCATTTGTATCTAAAGAAACAGTCTTGAAGATAAAATAAACACCCAAAACAATTATTAATATACAAGTTCCTAATATCAATGATGCGTATTTTTTATTCATAATTCTCCTTAAAAAGAATTAGATTTTTCCTGGAAGTGTCGTACCCCAATCCTTTATAACGCGCGTGTTCGCGTCCAATAAGATATCACTAGGGATTACCGCCAAAAGACCATCAATATAAAAGGCTCTTGAAGATTGGAGGTTATAACCAACACTATCCCATTGTGCATTTGTTAGTTTAGAACAATACCATTTATCAGTTGACCATATTGTAGTTTTTAGTGCGTACGGTTCATTTACTTGTTCTAAGCCATAATTAACTGCATTTCTACGTTCTGTGGTTGTAGCGTTTGTCCCAAGTTTAGTAGTAACTTTTAGTTGTTTAATACCACTGGCCCCTTTCCATAAGTTACTTCTATTCCAATGGTGTACTTTTGCTCCATTATTTGCAGTTTTAGAAGCTTCTATAACATAATAATCAGTGGTTGATAAGACTGCTGTATGGCCAGTAAAAGACTTTTCGCCTATTGCATTGCTATTACCAGAACCATAATATAGTATATCTCCATAGCGCCAACTTGTAGCTAGAGTCTGAATACCATTATTAAAGTATGGGGCGGACTTTATATCCAATTCTCCAAGTTTATCATTTAGTTCGCTATACTCCTCCAAATCATAAAATACATCTGTCTCTAGTGATGTTAGATAGTCTTCAACATCAATATGAATCTGATTCACTTGGTTAATAAATTCCTCTTTATTTTCCGGCGTAATTTTAGCAGATAATAAGAGTAATTCATCGATTGTATCAATCTTTTTTTCTAATTCGTTTACAATAGAATCTTCTATTGCGGTCACTTCTGCGTAAGCACTATAGGGACTAAGAATAAGTCCAGTAAGTAAACAAGAAATTACGATCTTTTTAAAAGATTCATCACCACATTTTGTGATTTAACCCAAAAAATAAGGAAAACACTCACGAATTCCTGGCAATAATGTTAGCGTGACTTAACATAACAGGAGGTTCAAAAGTGTTTTCCGTATCACTAGATTTGCCAGAATTTGAAGTTGTTAAACAAGTATTTCTTGAAGATTGCAATCTGTTACATGTTGAGAAAAATACGATGGAAGAACGTTGTACTTTTTGCGGCTTTTTTACCAGTAATGTCCACGACTGGCGGACAAGAAAGGTTCGTGACTTGTCCGTATTAGGTAAGCCCCTTTTCTTATTAGTCAGAGTGCATAGATACCGTTGTCACAACTGTAATGAGGTATTTTCACAAACATTTGAATCTATCAGTCCTAATAAGCATCAGACCAATCGATACAGAGAATATCTGTATCAAATGTGCATTTGCTCTACTATTCAAGAAGTAAGTCGAAAGGAAAAAGTTCCTTATACGACAGTAGAAAGAATTTTTTATTCCATCGCTAAAGAAAAAGAAATGGAGCATTTAGAACATCTTGATAGTGCTTTAGAAAACAATGAACTAGTCCTTAGCCTTGATGAGATCGCTGTTCGAAAGGGTCACCGATATGAAACCGTTCTAATGGATGCCCAATCCGGCAGTGTTCTTGGTATGGAACATCAACGTAGTTATGATTCTACTCTAACCTTACTCTCCAAGGAGATCCTGGCTAATAAGTGTGTTCAAACCGTTGTCATGGATATGTGGGATCCCTTTCATAAAGCTGTTAAATCTATATTCCCAGAGGCCTGTATCGTCATTGATAAATATCATGTGGTGCAAAAGGTGACACATGCACTTGACCAAGTTAGAAAGAAAACTCCTGGACTAAAAAAGGGACGGTTTAAACTCTTGAAAGGTTCTGAAAAGTTAACGGCTAATGAAAAACAACAATTAGACGAGATGCTCAAAGAGCATTCAGAATTGTCATATGCCTATTTTCTAAAAGAACTCTTTAGAGAAATATACCAAGTGAATGACTATGATACAGCTGATTCACTCTTAGAAGAATGGATTCAACTCGCATGGAGCAGCCCATTTCCTTCATTTCATCAAGTTGCCAAGACGATAGAAAATTGGAAGGCACAAATTTTACAATATTTTCTTACACCTTTTACGAATGGCCGGATTGAAGGTACAAACCATAAGATTAAGAACATCAAAAGACGTGCTTTTGGCTTCAGAAACCTTGAAAGATTTCGGCTACGTGTATTTTTGGAATGTACAGGTAAAACTTATAAAAATCAGGTTGCTTAACCTTGCCCTCCATCAGCTTTCCGCATTGTAGTTGGTAGAATGGAAGCCGTCAAGGAAAGCACTTGACCGCTTCCATTCTACCAACTTAGTGGTCTGCAAGCTGACGAAGGAGCTACTCTAGATTGAGTATCAATCTTGCTAACTTATTTCCGGAATTGTGTGAACATCACAGAATATGGTGATGAGACTTTTAAAATTCATACGTGCTCCTCCAATCAAACTATTAGTTTTTGTAATTTTTCACAAATCATTATCTTGAGTCGAAAAGCCCCCTCTTATTTTGATATAAAACAAGGTTAGTTTATCATATTAAACTGTCAAAAATTGTCGTTTTTTGTGAAAGTATAGTTATTTAACAGATATTTCACATTTTAAAAGGTTTCTATGTTCAGTTACTCATCAATTAATGAACATGTAATTATAAAACTAGTTTTCTGCCTTTCTATACTCAATAATTGTTCATAAACCCTGTAAATAAATCTATGTTCAGATATTACCCTCTAATTAAGTTATGTTACAATAAAAACAGAATAATCAAAAAGGGATGAAATAAATGAAGGTAGGGTATGCGCGCGTTTCCACAGGCATTCAAAATTTAGATTTACAACTAGATGCGCTTAAAGAACATGGCTGTGAAGAGATATTTACCGATAAGATCAGTGGGGCTAAAGATAAACGACAGGGATTAGAAGATGCTCTCCGTTTTGTTCGAACTGGTGATACTTTAGTGGTCTGGCGCTTGGATCGATTGGGAAGGAATATGCAGCATCTTATTAAGATTGTCAATGATCTCAATGATCAAGGTGTTAGTTTTCATAGTCTGCAAGAAAACATTACAATGGACAAGGCTAGCGCTACGGGACAACTTATGTTTCATCTTTTTGCGGCTTTTGCTGAGTTTGAACGAAATCTTATTCACGAGCGCTCGGCAGCTGGTCGTGCTGCAGCAAGAGCCAGAGGACGATTAGGAGGAAGGCCGGAAAAGTTAGATAAGAAAGAATTAGAAATGTTAAAGACACTAGTGGCAAGTGGGACACCTATTACAGATATTGCCCAAATGTGGGGAGTTTCACGAACAACCGTTTATCGATACCTAGAAAAGCAATAAACTAAACTTATGAAGGGACGGGAGGAAATGGCATCAAGGGGAAAGGAACTGCTTACAGCTGATCAAAGAGCAGAATTTGTAAGAATTCCAGCTGATATGACCGAACGGGAACTAGAGACCTACTATACTTTTTCTCAATATGACATAGAGATTATTAAAAGGCATAGAAGAGATCATAATCGTTTGGGATTTGCTGTCCAATTATGTGTACTGCGCTATCCCGGATGGTCTCTCACAGACGTTGAACCTATACCAGATTATATAATCCAATATATAGCTAAACAAATCAATGCTAATCCTGATTCTTTTTCTTTATATGCCCAACGCGACCCAACCAAGCATGAACATATGGAAGAAATTCGACAGGTATACGGATATCAGAATTTTTCTGTAAGTACATATCGGGAATTAGCTCAGTACCTTTTGAAACATGCCCTTCAAAATGGCAATTCCATGTATCTACTTCGAACTGTTCAAGAAGAACTTAGGAAACGAAAAATAATTCTTCCTGGAATGACTACAATAGAGAGACTCGTGTGGGAAACTCGTCATAGGGCAGAGGAAAAGATTTTTAAATCCTTAACCGCCACTCTTTCATTGTGGCAAAAGCATAAATTGGATCAACTTATAGATCCTTTTGTAGAAAGCAGGAAAACCCCATTAGCATGGTTGAGAGAACTTCCCGGCCAATCATCACCTGATGCCTTTCTAAAAGTAATAGAACGTTTAGAATATATTCGAGAGTTGAAACTGCCATTAAACATAAATGAAGTTCATCCTAATCGATTACTTCAATTATCTCGCATTGGGGCTCGTTATGAACCCCATTCATTTCGTAGATTTAAAGAAAATAAGAAATATGCCATTCTTATAGCATACCTAGTAACACTAAGTCAGGATTTAATTGACCAAGCAATTGAAATTCATGATAGGCAAATGATGATTCTACAATCGAAAGGCCGTAAAACACAAGAGGAAATGCAAAGGGAAAATGGAAAAGCAGTTAATGAAAAAGTTGTTCATTTTGCAGATATTGGGGCTGCACTTATTCAAGCACGAGATGAAGGACTTGATCCATTTAGCACCATTGAAAAGGTAATGCCTTGGGATAAAATCGTTACTTCTGTTGAAGAAGCAAAAAAATTAGCTCGACCAATGGATTATGATTACCTTGATTTGCTAGAGAATCGATTTACTTATCTGAGAAAGTATACCCCTACTCTTCTGAAATCATTAGAGTTTCGTTCTACAAAAGCAGCAGAACCATTATTACGTGCATTAAAAACATTAAACGAGATGAATAAATCCGGAAAAAGAAAAGTACCAGATGGAGCTCCGTTAGATTTCGTCCCAAAACGATGGGAAAAACATGTGTATGACGAGGAAGGAATTATTAATCGACATTATTATGAAATGGCTGCCCTAACGGAATTAAAAAATCATATTCGTTCAGGAGATGTATCTGTAGTCGGTAGTAGGCTCCATAAAGACTTCGAGGAGTACCTTGTTCCCAAAGATGAATGGACAACAACCAATTTAAAGGAAACTAGATTGGCAGTTCGTTCATCAGCCGAGGAATATCTTGAAGAAAGAAGGAAGGCTCTAGCCAAACGCTTTACATGGATTTCAAATAACCTTGATAGTCTTGAAGGAGTAAATATAGAAAAAGCAAACCTTAGAGTGGATCGTTTGGAAAAGAATACCCCAGAAGATGCACGAACCTTCAGTTTATCCTTATATAATATGCTTCCAAGAATTAAGCTCACTGATCTTTTAATGGAAGTAGCACACTGGACAGGATTTGACGAAATGTTAATACACGCTTCCACCAATCGCCCTCCAAAGGGAGAGGAAAAGGTCATTTTGATGGCTGCACTTATGGCAATGGGAACGAATATTGGATTGACTAAAATGGCAGATGCTACACCTGGAGTTACTTATCACCAGATGGCCAATGCCGCACAATGGCGATTGTATGATGATGCTATAAATCGAGCACAGGCAACTTTGGTAAATTTTCAACACAAGCTTGCTCTAGCTTCTTATTGGGGAGATGGCACTACATCTTCATCTGACGGAATGCG
Above is a genomic segment from Bacillus methanolicus containing:
- a CDS encoding YiiX/YebB-like N1pC/P60 family cysteine hydrolase, giving the protein MTAIEDSIVNELEKKIDTIDELLLLSAKITPENKEEFINQVNQIHIDVEDYLTSLETDVFYDLEEYSELNDKLGELDIKSAPYFNNGIQTLATSWRYGDILYYGSGNSNAIGEKSFTGHTAVLSTTDYYVIEASKTANNGAKVHHWNRSNLWKGASGIKQLKVTTKLGTNATTTERRNAVNYGLEQVNEPYALKTTIWSTDKWYCSKLTNAQWDSVGYNLQSSRAFYIDGLLAVIPSDILLDANTRVIKDWGTTLPGKI
- a CDS encoding YjcZ family sporulation protein: MSDGYGNAFAFVVVLFVLLIIVGCSCFGRFGGYY
- a CDS encoding recombinase family protein, whose amino-acid sequence is MKVGYARVSTGIQNLDLQLDALKEHGCEEIFTDKISGAKDKRQGLEDALRFVRTGDTLVVWRLDRLGRNMQHLIKIVNDLNDQGVSFHSLQENITMDKASATGQLMFHLFAAFAEFERNLIHERSAAGRAAARARGRLGGRPEKLDKKELEMLKTLVASGTPITDIAQMWGVSRTTVYRYLEKQ
- a CDS encoding YjcZ family sporulation protein; its protein translation is MSDGFRDNTAFALIVVLFVLLIIVGCSCFIGFY
- a CDS encoding aspartyl-phosphate phosphatase Spo0E family protein, whose amino-acid sequence is MFSFSINELEERINQLKKELIQISEATGLNSYDTLYCSQKLDKLITMYQKQLQLSYKK
- the yjcZ gene encoding sporulation protein YjcZ, with the translated sequence MGFCGCGCKGYGGYGYGGFGRFNFALIVVLFVLLIIVGCSCFF
- a CDS encoding Tn3 family transposase; translated protein: MASRGKELLTADQRAEFVRIPADMTERELETYYTFSQYDIEIIKRHRRDHNRLGFAVQLCVLRYPGWSLTDVEPIPDYIIQYIAKQINANPDSFSLYAQRDPTKHEHMEEIRQVYGYQNFSVSTYRELAQYLLKHALQNGNSMYLLRTVQEELRKRKIILPGMTTIERLVWETRHRAEEKIFKSLTATLSLWQKHKLDQLIDPFVESRKTPLAWLRELPGQSSPDAFLKVIERLEYIRELKLPLNINEVHPNRLLQLSRIGARYEPHSFRRFKENKKYAILIAYLVTLSQDLIDQAIEIHDRQMMILQSKGRKTQEEMQRENGKAVNEKVVHFADIGAALIQARDEGLDPFSTIEKVMPWDKIVTSVEEAKKLARPMDYDYLDLLENRFTYLRKYTPTLLKSLEFRSTKAAEPLLRALKTLNEMNKSGKRKVPDGAPLDFVPKRWEKHVYDEEGIINRHYYEMAALTELKNHIRSGDVSVVGSRLHKDFEEYLVPKDEWTTTNLKETRLAVRSSAEEYLEERRKALAKRFTWISNNLDSLEGVNIEKANLRVDRLEKNTPEDARTFSLSLYNMLPRIKLTDLLMEVAHWTGFDEMLIHASTNRPPKGEEKVILMAALMAMGTNIGLTKMADATPGVTYHQMANAAQWRLYDDAINRAQATLVNFQHKLALASYWGDGTTSSSDGMRVQVGVSSLHAEANPHYGTGKGATIYRFTSDQFSSFYTKVINTNAREAVHVIDGLLHHETELNIEEHYTDTAGYTDQVFGLSHLLGFRFAPRLRDLADAKLYTIQKPSDFPDLEKLLRGRINTKIIQENFDDVLRLAHSIREGKVSGSLIMGKLGSYARQNKLATALREMGRIEKTIFILDYISNEALRRRIQRGLNKGEAMNGLARALFFGKRGELRERGLQDQLQRASALNIIINAISVWNTVYLTEATNLLKEKGDLREYLLKHISPLGWEHINFLGEYTFDMRKIASLNSLRPLIQ
- a CDS encoding ISL3 family transposase, yielding MFSVSLDLPEFEVVKQVFLEDCNLLHVEKNTMEERCTFCGFFTSNVHDWRTRKVRDLSVLGKPLFLLVRVHRYRCHNCNEVFSQTFESISPNKHQTNRYREYLYQMCICSTIQEVSRKEKVPYTTVERIFYSIAKEKEMEHLEHLDSALENNELVLSLDEIAVRKGHRYETVLMDAQSGSVLGMEHQRSYDSTLTLLSKEILANKCVQTVVMDMWDPFHKAVKSIFPEACIVIDKYHVVQKVTHALDQVRKKTPGLKKGRFKLLKGSEKLTANEKQQLDEMLKEHSELSYAYFLKELFREIYQVNDYDTADSLLEEWIQLAWSSPFPSFHQVAKTIENWKAQILQYFLTPFTNGRIEGTNHKIKNIKRRAFGFRNLERFRLRVFLECTGKTYKNQVA
- a CDS encoding JAB domain-containing protein, which encodes MEWQPIFEVLRIKQEIREVSASFVVHKIYNPENAAELATAYIADEDREVFLVMMLNTKNEVVGLHRAHVGSLNASIVHPREVMKAAILNNAASIIVSHQHPSGDTTPSREDIEVTKRLAEAGRIIGIEVLDHVIVSYTGKYVSLKEKGYL